The following proteins are encoded in a genomic region of Magnolia sinica isolate HGM2019 chromosome 1, MsV1, whole genome shotgun sequence:
- the LOC131220412 gene encoding IRK-interacting protein-like, which yields MAAQTFQNNHEIGSQEIQAAIAKAVELRALHAALLQGGSPANLKLPICASPSIPRSSNHFSAQDYPVFTPSYEEEPLSGYYQIRSENRRLPGIWDGIGIERRDENDELDFSDDKKVSMSSRKGFSSGLIGGDHHVCAAAEDQISNAGSCANHINALQTAPGAEIFKSGRTTGSFEFDTVTTCNTCKPAVISRETDADNKNSKNSNTVVPVTDSHLSFQSHPKNKVQILSWLFPKLKKKPKAEMSPSRVESESASQFLKDLGIMSLESLKKELLEANENRDAAIMEVAEMKSSLGELKQKLVHLEMYCDELKNALKQAVQGNETQVVDWPNLTKRGRSIDGGSNHSSLMPVTHEAMVEGFLQIVSEARLSVQQFCTSLIGEIEDTDNHLMEKLNSLLQPHDLTHHSKYSKGVLYHMEALINQSLHQDFENCVFEKNGPPRILDPQQDRRVKFSAFVALRNLSWNQVLRKGTKYYSEEFSRFCDQKMSCIISTLNWSRPWPEQLLQSFFVAAKCVWLVHLLAFSFSPPLVILRVDENRSFDPLYMEDILLEIQRPQTAARVKIMVMPGFYVEDKVLRCKVLCRYKRVA from the exons ATGGCTGCTCAGACCTTCCAGAACAACCATGAAATCGGCAGTCAAGAAATCCAGGCAGCCATTGCAAAGGCTGTCGAGCTTCGGGCTCTTCATGCTGCTCTGCTACAGGGAGGCAGCCCTGCAAATCTCAAGCTCCCCATCTGTGCTTCGCCATCCATTCCACGCTCTTCTAACCACTTCTCTGCTCAAGACTACCCTGTTTTTACGCCG agttATGAGGAGGAACCCTTATCCGGGTATTATCAAATTCGATCTGAGAATCGACGATTACCGGGGATTTGGGACGGGATTGGAATAGAAAGAAGGGATGAAAatgatgaattggatttttcTGATGATAAAAAGGTGAGTATGTCTTCAAGGAAGGGATTCTCTTCTGGTTTGATTGGTGGAGATCATCACGTCTGTGCGGCGGCAGAAGATCAAATATCTAATGCAGGTTCATGCGCAAATCACATTAACGCTCTGCAAACAGCACCCGGAGCAGAGATTTTCAAGTCAGGTAGGACAACTGGTTCGTTCGAATTCGATACCGTTACAACTTGCAATACCTGCAAGCCTGCTGTTATCAGCCGGGAAACTGATGCTGACAACAAGAACAGCAAGAATTCGAACACGGTGGTGCCCGTAACCGATTCCCATTTGTCGTTTCAGTCGCACCCGAAAAACAAAGTGCAGATCTTGTCATGGTTGTTTCCGAAACTGAAGAAGAAGCCCAAGGCCGAAATGTCACCTAGCAGAGTCGAATCTGAAAGCGCTTCCCAATTCCTAAAAGACTTGGGGATCATGTCCCTCGAATCATTGAAGAAAGAGCTGCTCGAAGCCAATGAGAATCGAGACGCGGCAATTATGGAGGTTGCAGAAATGAAATCCTCCTTAGGAGAGCTGAAACAGAAGCTAGTTCATTTGGAGATGTACTGTGATGAGCTGAAGAATGCATTGAAACAGGCAGTGCAGGGAAATGAAACCCAAGTTGTCGATTGGCCTAATCTTACAAAGAGAGGCAGGTCGATCGATGGTGGCAGCAATCACAGCAGCTTGATGCCAGTCACCCATGAAGCAATGGTAGAGGGTTTCTTGCAGATAGTATCGGAAGCGAGGCTATCTGTTCAGCAGTTCTGTACGTCTCTCATTGGTGAGATTGAAGACACTGACAATCATTTGATGGAGAAGTTGAATTCGCTTCTTCAACCGCACGATCTAACTCATCATTCAAAATACTCCAAAGGGGTGTTGTATCACATGGAAGCACTTATAAACCAGTCCCTCCATCAAGACTTTGAGAATTGTGTGTTTGAGAAGAACGGCCCGCCGAGGATTCTAGACCCACAGCAGGACCGCCGGGTGAAATTCTCAGCGTTCGTCGCACTGAGAAACCTTAGCTGGAACCAGGTTTTGAGGAAGGGAACAAAATATTACAGTGAGGAATTCAGTAGGTTCTGTGATCAGAAGATGAGCTGTATCATTTCTACACTGAATTGGTCGAGGCCATGGCCCGAGCAGCTTCTACAATCGTTCTTCGTTGCGGCTAAGTGTGTGTGGCTGGTCCATCTGTTAGCTTTCTCTTTCAGCCCACCATTGGTGATCTTGAGAGTTGATGAGAATAGAAGCTTTGATCCTCTCTATATGGAGGATATTCTCTTGGAAATACAGAGACCGCAGACCGCTGCGAGGGTTAAGATCATGGTGATGCCGGGATTCTACGTCGAGGATAAGGTGCTGAGATGCAAGGTTCTCTGCAGGTACAAAAGAGTAGCTTAA